The Longimicrobiales bacterium genome has a segment encoding these proteins:
- a CDS encoding proton-conducting transporter membrane subunit, with amino-acid sequence MSGGTLIAIAMLLPVVGGFIVLMLGKHPNARETVTLLTGGLTFWHVYQLLPMVQAGERPRLDLFEVVPGVQIAFEVEPLGMLFALVAAFLWPITSLYAIGYMRGHHEENQSRFFFFFAVAIAGALGVAFSANLFTLFAFYEVLTLCTFPLVTHHQTEEAKKAGRIYLGILLTTSVGFQLLAIIWTWQLAGTVDFTDGGILAGTAGTGVLSAILVLFVFGVGKAAVMPFHRWLPAAMVAPTPVSALLHAVAVVKAGVFTVLKVSVYVFGIDLLGTLAATPWLAWVAAMTIILGSLVAFTKDNLKARLAYSTISQLSYIVLGALLANEWGIIGGGMHIAMHAFGKITLFFAAGAVMVAAHEKKISRMHGLGRTMPITFGAFFVGSLSIIGLPPAGGSWSKWFLAMGTLEAGQVGLLMVLMLSSLLGLYYLLEVPVKAFFFKPLEDAHHREGIHEAPTASLIAIIITAIMTVGLFVRPDLAFNLMAMVIPGGVQ; translated from the coding sequence ATGAGCGGCGGAACATTGATCGCGATTGCGATGCTCCTCCCAGTCGTGGGTGGGTTCATCGTCCTGATGCTGGGCAAACACCCGAACGCTCGTGAGACAGTGACGCTTCTCACGGGTGGTCTCACGTTCTGGCACGTCTATCAGCTGCTTCCCATGGTGCAGGCTGGCGAGCGGCCGCGACTCGATCTCTTCGAAGTCGTTCCGGGTGTTCAGATCGCGTTCGAGGTCGAGCCGCTTGGAATGCTCTTCGCGCTGGTTGCCGCATTCCTTTGGCCGATCACGTCGCTTTATGCGATCGGGTACATGCGAGGCCACCACGAGGAGAATCAAAGTCGGTTCTTCTTTTTCTTCGCCGTGGCCATTGCCGGAGCTTTGGGCGTCGCCTTTAGTGCGAATCTCTTCACACTCTTCGCGTTCTATGAGGTACTGACGCTCTGCACCTTCCCTTTGGTGACACATCACCAGACGGAGGAGGCGAAGAAGGCAGGCCGGATCTATCTTGGCATCTTGCTGACCACATCCGTGGGCTTCCAGCTGCTTGCCATCATCTGGACGTGGCAGCTCGCGGGAACGGTGGACTTCACGGACGGTGGAATCCTGGCAGGTACCGCTGGAACGGGGGTGCTGAGCGCCATCTTGGTGCTGTTTGTCTTTGGTGTCGGTAAGGCCGCGGTGATGCCGTTCCACAGGTGGCTCCCGGCTGCCATGGTGGCGCCTACGCCTGTTTCCGCATTGCTTCACGCCGTCGCAGTCGTGAAGGCCGGTGTCTTCACGGTGCTCAAGGTCTCGGTGTACGTCTTCGGCATCGATCTGCTCGGGACGCTCGCGGCCACACCGTGGCTCGCTTGGGTCGCTGCCATGACGATCATCCTCGGGTCGCTCGTCGCGTTCACGAAGGACAATCTCAAGGCGCGACTCGCCTACTCGACCATCAGTCAGCTCTCCTATATCGTGCTCGGCGCGCTGCTGGCGAACGAGTGGGGCATCATCGGTGGGGGGATGCACATCGCGATGCATGCGTTCGGGAAGATCACGCTCTTCTTTGCTGCGGGGGCTGTCATGGTCGCGGCGCACGAGAAAAAGATCAGCCGTATGCATGGGCTCGGGCGCACGATGCCGATCACCTTTGGAGCGTTCTTCGTCGGGTCGCTTTCCATTATTGGTCTGCCCCCGGCTGGCGGAAGCTGGAGCAAGTGGTTCCTCGCCATGGGTACGCTCGAGGCCGGGCAGGTCGGCCTGCTCATGGTCCTCATGCTCAGCTCACTTCTCGGTTTGTACTATCTGCTTGAGGTGCCCGTGAAGGCGTTCTTCTTCAAGCCGCTGGAGGACGCCCACCATCGTGAGGGCATTCACGAGGCTCCCACGGCGAGCCTGATCGCCATCATCATCACGGCGATCATGACGGTAGGACTCTTCGTAAGACCAGACTTGGCGTTCAATCTGATGGCGATGGTGATTCCGGGAGGCGTGCAATGA
- a CDS encoding Na(+)/H(+) antiporter subunit D: MLNNLPPFVLFFVGALLVAFTKGSVRKALVLAIPLIGGLNLWFGVEPGVHLQFELMGYTLTPFRADKLSLLFGYLFHLAAFLGFIYALHLGDGTPDGSVADEVGETDIVGNKSAGLQHVSAMLYAGSAIGAVFAGDLITLFIFWELLAITSAFLIWARDSDRSFATGFRYLIIHVVSGVMLLSAALMIAHSTGSIAFEHIDLESAGAAGWVLLLAFGIKAGFPLAHNWITEAYPESTPTGTVFLSAFTTKVAVYALARSFAGADVLVIVGTAMTFFPIFYAVLENDLRRVLGYSMVNQIGFMIAGIGIGTALAVNGAVAHAFADVIFKGLLFMSMGAVLTMTGRSKGTDLGGLYKTMPITATLCIFGAAAISAFPLFSAFVTKSMIMVAAIEEHHYIVWLFMLFASAGVLEHAGIKIPYFAFFAHDSGIRTKEPPKNMLIAMSIGAVLCVLIGMFPMQFYTLLPYEMDYHPYDTTHVLVQLQLLCFGAIGFVMLMKTGIYPDEKRAVHIDGEVLYRKLGPWLVRSIGGAVARVDTYVRASVMEFVGSVLRSANRWHGSEGPLARSWPTGSMVLWVAILLAAYLVFYL, translated from the coding sequence ATGCTGAATAACCTCCCACCGTTCGTACTGTTCTTCGTCGGGGCTTTGCTCGTCGCGTTCACCAAAGGGTCTGTCAGGAAGGCCCTGGTGCTCGCCATCCCGCTCATTGGGGGCCTCAACCTGTGGTTTGGCGTAGAGCCGGGTGTGCACCTCCAGTTCGAGCTCATGGGGTACACGCTCACCCCGTTCAGAGCGGACAAGCTGAGCCTGCTGTTCGGGTATCTGTTCCACCTCGCGGCGTTCCTCGGCTTCATTTATGCCCTCCACCTTGGAGACGGGACGCCGGACGGTTCCGTCGCAGACGAGGTGGGCGAAACCGACATTGTCGGGAATAAGAGCGCCGGACTGCAGCACGTCTCGGCGATGCTGTATGCCGGATCCGCGATTGGTGCGGTATTCGCCGGCGATCTGATCACGCTCTTCATTTTCTGGGAACTCCTGGCGATCACGTCGGCATTCCTGATCTGGGCGCGTGATTCAGACCGTTCGTTCGCCACTGGATTCCGATACCTGATCATCCATGTGGTGTCGGGTGTCATGCTGCTCTCCGCAGCGTTAATGATTGCGCACTCGACGGGGTCGATTGCCTTTGAGCACATCGATCTCGAGAGTGCGGGCGCCGCGGGATGGGTCCTGCTCTTGGCGTTCGGAATCAAGGCCGGCTTCCCGTTGGCCCACAACTGGATCACCGAGGCGTACCCTGAGAGCACGCCGACCGGAACCGTGTTCCTTAGTGCCTTCACGACGAAGGTGGCGGTCTACGCACTCGCTCGGAGTTTCGCGGGCGCGGACGTGTTGGTGATCGTAGGGACAGCGATGACGTTCTTCCCGATCTTCTATGCGGTCCTGGAGAACGACCTGCGGCGGGTGCTCGGCTACTCCATGGTCAACCAGATCGGCTTCATGATTGCCGGTATTGGGATCGGCACGGCGTTGGCCGTGAACGGAGCCGTCGCGCACGCCTTTGCGGATGTCATCTTCAAGGGCCTGCTCTTCATGTCGATGGGTGCCGTGCTGACGATGACGGGTCGCTCGAAGGGGACCGACTTGGGTGGTCTCTACAAGACGATGCCCATCACGGCCACGTTATGCATCTTCGGTGCCGCCGCGATCTCGGCGTTCCCTCTGTTCAGCGCCTTCGTTACGAAGTCCATGATCATGGTGGCTGCGATCGAGGAGCATCACTACATCGTTTGGTTGTTTATGCTCTTCGCGTCCGCGGGTGTACTCGAGCATGCGGGCATCAAGATCCCGTACTTCGCTTTCTTCGCGCACGACTCGGGTATTCGCACGAAAGAGCCGCCGAAGAACATGCTCATCGCCATGTCCATCGGGGCCGTGTTGTGTGTGCTGATCGGCATGTTCCCGATGCAGTTCTACACGCTGCTGCCATATGAGATGGACTACCATCCCTACGACACCACACATGTGCTTGTGCAGCTCCAGCTGCTGTGTTTTGGTGCGATTGGATTCGTGATGCTCATGAAGACGGGCATCTATCCGGACGAAAAACGTGCCGTGCACATCGACGGGGAAGTGCTTTACAGGAAACTGGGCCCGTGGCTGGTGCGTTCAATTGGTGGCGCCGTCGCGCGAGTCGACACGTACGTGCGGGCGTCGGTGATGGAGTTCGTTGGGTCGGTCCTGCGGTCGGCAAATCGTTGGCACGGAAGTGAAGGTCCGTTGGCGCGGTCGTGGCCTACCGGCAGCATGGTCTTGTGGGTGGCGATCCTTCTGGCCGCTTACCTGGTCTTCTACCTCTGA
- the rfaE2 gene encoding D-glycero-beta-D-manno-heptose 1-phosphate adenylyltransferase, with product MSNVGLADKVLSRSELLERYRRPRANTLVFTNGCFDLMHPGHVHYLAAARALGDALVVAVNTDDSVRRLGKGVGRPLVPEGDRALVLAALSSVDAVCLFAEDTPRELLSGLLPDVLVKGGDYAPHLVVGRDEVEAAGGRVELIPFVEGYSTTELVHRIQGTQS from the coding sequence GTGAGCAACGTGGGGCTAGCCGACAAAGTCCTGTCGCGTTCCGAGTTGTTGGAGCGCTATAGGCGGCCTCGGGCGAACACGCTCGTCTTCACGAACGGCTGCTTCGATCTCATGCACCCGGGACACGTACACTACTTGGCAGCGGCTCGGGCGTTGGGTGACGCGCTTGTTGTCGCGGTTAATACCGACGATTCGGTTCGCCGACTTGGGAAAGGAGTGGGGCGCCCGCTCGTTCCGGAAGGGGATCGTGCTCTCGTGCTCGCGGCGCTGTCGTCTGTAGATGCAGTGTGTCTCTTTGCCGAGGACACTCCCCGCGAGCTTCTGTCAGGACTTCTGCCAGATGTGTTGGTAAAGGGGGGCGACTACGCTCCCCATTTGGTCGTCGGCCGTGATGAGGTTGAAGCGGCTGGTGGCCGTGTGGAACTGATCCCGTTCGTCGAGGGCTACTCGACAACGGAACTCGTACATCGAATTCAAGGCACTCAATCGTGA
- the rph gene encoding ribonuclease PH, giving the protein MTTRSEGRRPDDPRSISIETGVAPYAEGSCIIATGQTRVLCTASVVEGVPSWRERSGDGWVTAEYAMLPRATHTRSRRERNGPKGRTQEIQRLIGRSLRSVTDMKGMGQNTVTVDCDVLQADGGTRTASITGACVALALAGEWMLNEGIAVRSPLRERVAAVSVGIVDGVPCLDLDYPEDSSAQVDMNVVGTEGGGLVEVQGTAEGDPFSRAELDALIDLATSGLERLFAAQSRALKGD; this is encoded by the coding sequence GTGACTACTCGCAGTGAAGGGCGGCGTCCGGACGATCCGCGATCCATCTCCATCGAGACCGGAGTCGCCCCGTATGCAGAGGGCTCGTGCATCATCGCGACCGGCCAGACCCGCGTTCTGTGCACGGCTTCGGTCGTCGAGGGCGTTCCGTCGTGGCGTGAGCGGAGCGGGGACGGTTGGGTGACGGCGGAGTACGCGATGCTTCCCCGAGCGACCCACACGCGGTCTAGACGTGAACGCAACGGGCCCAAGGGGCGTACGCAGGAGATTCAGCGGCTCATTGGCCGGTCCTTAAGGTCCGTGACGGACATGAAAGGCATGGGGCAGAACACGGTCACCGTCGACTGCGACGTCCTCCAGGCAGATGGTGGAACGCGAACTGCGTCCATCACCGGAGCTTGCGTGGCGTTGGCTCTGGCCGGTGAATGGATGCTAAACGAAGGAATCGCGGTGCGAAGCCCACTCCGAGAGCGTGTGGCGGCGGTCAGCGTCGGCATCGTGGACGGGGTCCCTTGTCTTGATCTCGACTATCCCGAAGACTCGAGTGCTCAGGTAGACATGAACGTGGTCGGCACCGAAGGCGGCGGTCTCGTCGAGGTTCAGGGAACAGCCGAGGGTGACCCGTTCTCACGGGCAGAACTCGACGCCCTGATCGACCTGGCCACGTCAGGGCTGGAGCGCCTTTTCGCGGCTCAGAGCAGGGCGCTGAAGGGAGACTGA
- a CDS encoding non-canonical purine NTP pyrophosphatase — MELLVSTRSQDKMVEIRRILGDVAGLKVIDLDSAGIPESDDEEGIEIYDTFEENARAKAEYFYAKVGIPTVADDSGLEVDALGGAPGVRSKRFAPDRGLKGKALDGANNDHLVERLGDLEPAKRTGRYVCAAVLVGLDQDPITIRGEAEGLILSEPQGHGGFGYDPYFFDAGLGCSFAELTARDKNERSHRGKAFRELAQRLGKREG; from the coding sequence GTGGAGTTGCTCGTCTCCACCCGAAGCCAAGACAAGATGGTCGAGATACGCCGCATCTTAGGCGATGTGGCGGGGCTCAAAGTCATCGATCTGGATTCGGCCGGCATTCCTGAGAGTGACGACGAAGAAGGCATCGAGATCTACGACACCTTCGAGGAGAATGCTCGAGCCAAGGCTGAGTACTTCTACGCGAAGGTGGGCATCCCGACTGTTGCGGATGACAGTGGTCTGGAAGTAGACGCGTTGGGCGGAGCTCCGGGTGTACGCTCGAAGCGCTTCGCGCCTGATCGTGGCCTGAAGGGCAAGGCGCTAGATGGGGCGAACAACGATCATCTCGTGGAACGCCTGGGTGACTTAGAGCCGGCGAAACGCACAGGTCGGTATGTGTGCGCAGCTGTCTTGGTCGGGTTGGACCAAGACCCGATCACGATTCGCGGCGAGGCTGAGGGACTCATACTGAGTGAACCCCAAGGTCATGGCGGCTTCGGCTACGATCCGTATTTCTTCGATGCCGGCCTCGGGTGTAGCTTTGCGGAGTTGACTGCGAGGGACAAGAACGAACGGAGTCACCGCGGAAAGGCGTTCCGCGAACTGGCCCAACGTCTTGGTAAGAGAGAAGGCTAG
- a CDS encoding DUF971 domain-containing protein: MLQPHFDPLEIGPSDDGSQLRISWKDGVVSHFVPPALRRLCPCAGCVDEMTGIRTLLPEHIDDSVYPTAIHYVGRYAIQLVWSDSHSTGIYTFEYLRGLWDTETGA; encoded by the coding sequence ATGCTCCAGCCCCACTTCGATCCGCTCGAGATCGGTCCGAGTGATGACGGATCCCAACTCCGCATCTCGTGGAAAGACGGAGTTGTCTCTCACTTTGTGCCGCCGGCCCTCCGGCGCTTGTGCCCCTGCGCGGGATGTGTCGACGAAATGACTGGGATTCGCACCCTGCTACCAGAGCACATCGACGACAGCGTGTATCCGACCGCGATCCATTACGTGGGTCGGTATGCGATTCAACTCGTGTGGAGTGACAGTCACTCGACCGGTATCTACACCTTCGAGTATCTGCGCGGGCTCTGGGACACCGAGACGGGCGCGTAG